In Bactrocera oleae isolate idBacOlea1 chromosome 3, idBacOlea1, whole genome shotgun sequence, a genomic segment contains:
- the Tsp39D gene encoding CD63 antigen, with product MASGGLGCAKFITFFCNLLFALSGLLILIVGAMVQLNYSHYSNFVSDHIWTVPIILIIVGATIAIICFLGCCGALKENSCMILSFVILAVIIFLFEIGLGIAGYAKHASLSDIMEEQFNNTMKEYNERKENRDAWSLLQSEMDCCGTFGPKDWEPIFHNNSLPPACCTVINLNEAQDCTVVHAHSEGCLKKLLTLLDSKTLILAGVVLGVAAIQLLTILFACCLFRSF from the exons ATGGCTTCTGGTGGCTTAGGTTGTGCGaagtttattacatttttttgtaatttgcttTTTGCT CTAAGCGGACTGCTCATCCTAATTGTAGGTGCTATGGTGCAGTTGAACTATTCTCATTATTCGAATTTTGTCAGCGACCACATATGGACTGTGCCCATTATTTTGATTATAGTCGGCGCAACCATAGCAATTATCTGTTTCCTCGGCTGTTGCGGCGCCTTGAAAGAGAATAGTTGCATGATACTGTCATTCGTTATTTTGGCGGTTATTATATTCTTGTTCGAAATCGGTTTAGGTATAGCTGGTTATGCTAAACATGCATCTCTGAGTGATATAATGGAGGAACAGTTCAATAACACAATGAAAGAATACAACGAACGCAAAGAAAATCGTGATGCTTGGTCGCTTTTGCAAAGTGag ATGGACTGTTGTGGAACCTTTGGTCCAAAAGATTGGGAACCGATATTTCACAACAACTCTCTGCCACCTGCATGCTGCACGGTAATCAATTTGAACGAAGCTCAAGACTGTACGGTAGTTCACGCCCATTCGGAAGGCTGTCTAAAAAAGCTGCTCACCCTGCTCGACtccaaaacattaattttagcTGGCGTGGTACTCGGCGTAGCGGCTATACAg cTATTGACCATACTTTTCGCCTGCTGTCTGTTTCGTTCCTTCTGA